Proteins encoded together in one Leishmania infantum JPCM5 genome chromosome 4 window:
- a CDS encoding acyltransferase-like protein, copy 1, whose product MASNSVVFVSIACAIWYVLLRQRLVPVKLMRAWFLMVNILTILPVSALTKLVVQLGRLGVPTYYVQRLCIIPLVVAFRMVWWLNPQIRMQLCFDLDGNGQRLSWEDISQHHGAYVGNHASFWDVYAFIGLTPFRQLLNTRTMMKSSLRKIPIFGGVFDRVGHFPVYFKSGEDGNFEVDKEKQAQVQKGADAHIASGGNLAIFPEGAINKNPRVLQPFRYGIFDTIFKHRMETYYMVHAGAEKTWPWWTMIGGMPTDMHVRVGRFPIDYDHEDSKDVSRRMQQHMQKVYNEILAETEGKDAISAEAKAS is encoded by the coding sequence ATGGCCAGCAACTCTGTCGTCTTCGTGTCGATCGCCTGCGCGATCTGGTACGTGctgcttcgccagcgccttgTTCCTGTCAAGCTCATGCGGGCGTGGTTTCTGATGGTCAACATCCTGACGATTCTGCCGGTGTCGGCGCTGACGAAGCTCGTTGTGCAGCTTGGCCGCCTCGGTGTGCCGACGTACTACGTGCAGCGACTGTGCATTATACCGCTGGTCGTGGCCTTCCGCATGGTGTGGTGGCTTAACCCGCAGATCCGCATGCAACTCTGCTTTGACCTCGATGGGAATGGCCAGCGGCTGTCGTGGGAGGACATCAGCCAGCATCACGGCGCGTACGTCGGCAACCACGCCTCCTTCTGGGACGTCTACGCCTTCATTGGACTGACACCGTTTAGGCAGCTCctcaacacacgcacgatgATGAAGTCGTCGCTGCGCAAGATCCCGATCTtcggcggcgtcttcgacCGTGTCGGGCACTTCCCCGTGTACTTCAAGTCGGGCGAGGACGGTAACTTCGAGGTGGATAAGGAGAAGCAGGCGCAGGTGCAGAAGGGCGCCGACGCCCAcatcgccagcggcggcaacctCGCTATCTTCCCTGAGGGCGCCATCAATAAGAATCCGCGGGTTCTGCAGCCGTTCCGCTACGGCATCTTCGACACCATTTTCAAGCATCGCATGGAAACCTACTACATGGTGCATGCAGGTGCCGAGAAGACATGGCCGTGGTGGACGATGATTGGCGGCATGCCGACGGACATGCACGTACGCGTTGGCCGCTTCCCTATCGACTACGATCACGAGGACAGCAAGGACGTCTCAAGGCGaatgcagcagcacatgcaGAAAGTGTACAATGAGATTCTGGCGGAAACGGAAGGCAAGGACGCCATCAGCGCCGAGGCGAAGGCGTCCTGA
- a CDS encoding acyltransferase-like protein, copy 2 → MGAAVARVVHETAARLPHLTGRQQGALLAVALGTGYTLLRQRLVPKWIMQKWFLLSSTALIIPSSALVYLIDPLRYLGVPRRCVQSICVLIFGCVFKAVWWVNPQIRMHVQFDANEHGKPGCWDDIARTGTAFTLNHTSFWDAFVMVGITPMSHLIQMRTLMKSSLRKIPIFGGVFDRVGHFPVHFKSGEDGNFHVDKEKQAIVSQHMRWHLRLGGSVAFFPEGAVNKTPETLQPFRYGTFATVIEHRLRVYYVVSVGSEKTWPPRMACGGLPADVHIRIGAYPIDFDRDSSRNVAVGLQVRMQQVRDEIAAEVAAAEERRRRRRNGPVSEAKGAKTLDIAPPHTAREAHPTRATA, encoded by the coding sequence ATGGGTGCAGCGGTGGCTCGCGTAGTACATGAGACGGCCGcacggctgccgcacctGACGGGCAGACAGCAGGGCGCCCTGCTGGCCGTGGCGCTCGGCACCGGCTACACActtcttcgccagcgcctcgTGCCGAAGTGGATCATGCAGAAGTGGTTtctgctctcctccaccgcccTAATCATTCCATCCTCTGCGCTTGTCTACCTGATCGACCCGCTCCGCTACCTCGgtgtgccgcggcggtgtgTGCAGAGCATCTGCGTCCTCATCTTCGGCTGCGTTTTCAAGGCTGTGTGGTGGGTCAACCCACAGATCCGCATGCACGTGCAGTTCGACGCCAACGAGCATGGAAAGCCGGGGTGCTGGGACGACATCGCCCGTACCGGCACCGCCTTTACACTGAACCACACCTCCTTCTGGGATGCCTTCGTGATGGTCGGCATTACGCCCATGTCGCACCTAATACAGATGCGCACACTGATGAAGTCGTCGCTGCGCAAGATCCCGATCTtcggcggcgtcttcgacCGTGTCGGGCACTTCCCCGTGCACTTCAAGTCGGGCGAGGACGGTAACTTCCACGTGGACAAGGAGAAGCAGGCGATAGTGTCGCAACACATGCGCTGGCACCTgcgcctcggcggcagcgtcgccttctTCCCTGAGGGCGCCGTCAACAAAACCccggagacgctgcagccgtTCCGCTACGGCACCTTTGCTACCGTCATCGAgcatcgcctccgcgtcTACTACGTGGTATCTGTCGGCAGCGAGAAGACGTGGCCGCCGCGAATGGCGTGCGGCGGGCTGCCGGCCGACGTCCACATCCGCATCGGCGCCTACCCGATCGACTTCGACAGGGACTCCAGCAGAAACGTCGCGGTGGGACTGCAGGTGCGCATGCAGCAGGTGCGGGACGAGATCGCGGCTGAGGTagccgccgcggaggagaggcggaggcggcgacgcaaCGGTCCAGTGTCGGAGGCGAAGGGGGCAAAGACGCTGGACATTGCGCCGCCCCACACTGCTCGTGAGGCTCATCCGACAAGGGCGACGGCGTAA